A genomic stretch from Shewanella woodyi ATCC 51908 includes:
- a CDS encoding ABC transporter transmembrane domain-containing protein, whose protein sequence is MNVSSNTTATAPTHSDRDKSAKRAVLPWIGGFLRPYKTRVIAAIIFLFIGSLSWLSLGQGVRLMVDEGFLQDNGERLNQIIFLVIGITAVSSSAVFCRFYLMTWLGERVSADIRLKVYDHLLKLSPAFYAKLRTGEVISRFTADSTLLQSVVGSSLSMALRASVTVIGGIVMMAITSLKMTGLVLLAVPVVLGPIFFFGRKVRDLSRQSQDRVGDLGSYVDETLHEIHTVQAYTHEARDRSLFDDRVEAVMSAASGRIKYRSILISTVMFLSILAISLVTWVGAQDVMIGAITGGELSAFMFYAVMVAGSVATISEVIGEIQRAAGAAERLIELVEAPVDIPDAEQPLLLPAKVTGGLKLKEVRFAYQNIREGGGKAVLGDEVIRGLSLNIQPGERVALVGESGAGKSTLFELLQRFYNLNGGAIELDGVDIAQLKLQDLRQQYALVPQDSVIFAMSVLENVRYGRLDASEEEVIAACKAARAHEFINEFSDGYQTYLGERGVRLSGGQKQRVAIARAILADRPILLLDEATSALDAISEQQVKQALETLMEGKTTLIIAHRLATVLNADRILVMDKGELVATGTHQELMQSSELYREFASLQLITET, encoded by the coding sequence ATGAATGTAAGTTCAAATACAACAGCAACGGCTCCGACTCATTCTGACAGGGATAAGTCAGCTAAACGTGCGGTACTTCCCTGGATAGGCGGTTTTCTTCGTCCCTATAAAACTCGTGTTATCGCTGCCATTATATTTCTGTTTATCGGTTCTCTTTCTTGGCTTTCTTTAGGTCAAGGAGTTCGTTTGATGGTGGATGAGGGGTTTCTGCAAGATAATGGTGAGAGGTTGAATCAGATAATCTTCCTAGTTATCGGCATCACAGCCGTCAGCAGCTCAGCAGTGTTTTGTCGATTCTACTTGATGACCTGGCTGGGTGAGCGGGTGAGCGCCGATATTCGTCTAAAAGTGTATGATCATCTACTTAAACTCTCACCAGCCTTTTATGCCAAGCTGCGAACAGGCGAGGTGATATCCCGATTTACTGCTGACTCAACTCTGCTGCAATCAGTCGTCGGTTCTAGTCTCTCAATGGCGCTTAGGGCAAGTGTGACCGTAATTGGTGGCATCGTGATGATGGCGATCACTAGTTTGAAGATGACTGGCTTAGTGTTGCTTGCGGTACCAGTAGTGTTAGGACCTATCTTCTTCTTTGGACGTAAGGTGCGAGATCTCTCCCGTCAGAGCCAAGATAGAGTGGGGGATCTGGGCTCCTATGTCGATGAAACCCTGCACGAGATACACACAGTACAAGCTTATACCCATGAAGCGCGGGATAGATCTCTGTTTGACGACCGTGTCGAAGCTGTGATGAGTGCGGCCAGTGGCCGAATAAAATACCGCTCTATCTTAATCTCCACTGTGATGTTTCTCAGTATTTTAGCTATCTCATTGGTCACTTGGGTTGGCGCGCAGGATGTGATGATTGGAGCTATTACTGGCGGCGAGCTGTCTGCATTTATGTTTTATGCTGTGATGGTGGCGGGCTCGGTTGCCACCATCAGTGAAGTGATTGGTGAAATTCAAAGAGCGGCTGGTGCAGCCGAGCGCCTGATTGAACTGGTAGAAGCCCCTGTGGATATTCCTGATGCCGAGCAGCCTTTGTTGTTACCGGCTAAGGTCACAGGTGGCCTTAAGTTAAAAGAGGTGCGTTTCGCCTATCAAAATATCCGCGAGGGTGGCGGCAAAGCAGTATTAGGTGATGAGGTGATCCGCGGTTTATCACTTAATATTCAGCCCGGTGAAAGGGTTGCTTTAGTGGGGGAGAGTGGCGCGGGGAAGAGTACCCTGTTTGAGCTACTGCAGAGATTTTACAACTTAAACGGTGGTGCAATAGAGCTAGATGGGGTCGACATTGCTCAGTTGAAGCTTCAAGATCTGCGTCAGCAATATGCCCTTGTTCCACAAGACTCGGTCATCTTCGCCATGAGTGTGCTAGAGAATGTGCGTTACGGCAGACTCGATGCCAGCGAGGAGGAGGTGATCGCAGCGTGTAAGGCCGCTCGAGCCCATGAATTTATCAATGAGTTTAGTGATGGTTACCAGACCTATTTAGGTGAACGCGGCGTTAGGTTATCCGGCGGCCAGAAGCAACGTGTCGCCATTGCCAGAGCCATACTTGCCGACAGGCCGATACTGCTACTCGATGAAGCTACAAGTGCACTAGATGCCATCAGTGAGCAGCAGGTTAAGCAAGCGCTGGAAACCTTGATGGAGGGCAAGACCACACTGATCATCGCCCATCGCCTAGCAACGGTACTCAATGCCGATAGGATCCTTGTGATGGACAAGGGAGAGCTAGTCGCAACTGGAACTCATCAAGAGTTGATGCAATCGAGTGAGCTTTATCGTGAGTTTGCGAGTTTGCAGTTGATAACAGAAACTTAG
- the hutZ gene encoding heme utilization protein HutZ translates to MSQELKSSESGVSTQEKNQRLRERLLPEIESFKAERSTLQLATQNKAGVPNASYAPFALADDGFYILVSELARHGVNLKESSMVSVMLLEDETEAKSVFARKRLTFDAVAELVARDSLGFDKGVEALSARFGEMIDNLAKLSDFNLFKLNPQQGLYVKGFGQAFSLTGSELLDVNWKRDGHHGAPAKSEFTSSTAAI, encoded by the coding sequence ATGTCACAAGAGCTGAAAAGTAGTGAGAGTGGAGTGTCTACTCAAGAGAAAAATCAACGTCTAAGGGAGAGATTGCTGCCTGAGATAGAGAGTTTTAAAGCTGAGCGCTCGACGTTACAGTTAGCGACTCAAAATAAAGCGGGTGTGCCCAACGCAAGCTATGCGCCTTTTGCACTGGCTGATGACGGCTTTTATATACTGGTCAGTGAGCTAGCTCGTCATGGTGTAAACCTTAAAGAGTCTTCAATGGTCTCTGTGATGTTACTTGAAGATGAGACGGAGGCTAAAAGTGTCTTCGCTCGTAAGCGACTCACTTTCGATGCTGTGGCTGAGCTAGTTGCAAGAGATAGTCTAGGATTCGACAAGGGGGTGGAAGCACTCTCGGCACGATTTGGTGAGATGATAGATAATCTAGCTAAATTGAGTGATTTTAATCTGTTTAAATTGAATCCTCAGCAAGGGCTCTATGTGAAGGGCTTTGGTCAAGCGTTTAGCCTGACAGGCTCTGAACTACTTGATGTAAATTGGAAGCGCGATGGCCACCATGGCGCTCCAGCCAAGTCTGAGTTTACAAGCTCAACAGCAGCAATCTAA
- the hutX gene encoding heme utilization cystosolic carrier protein HutX: MQPSNDVIREYFDSHPNAMPSQAAAELGTSELVVVSALPEEQVCLFPLVDKDELLSCLPHWGPMTTIVSVSGSIFEFKGDFPQGKYAYGYYNLITQGNGLHGHLSLDGLTAIALVSRPFRGKESHSINFFGSEGEMIFKVYLGRDSNRVLLPEQVTRFNALKERAIAA; this comes from the coding sequence ATGCAGCCCAGTAATGATGTGATACGTGAGTATTTCGACAGTCACCCCAATGCGATGCCAAGTCAGGCCGCTGCCGAACTTGGAACTTCTGAATTGGTGGTTGTATCTGCCCTGCCCGAAGAGCAGGTCTGTCTATTTCCATTAGTAGATAAAGATGAACTGCTTTCCTGTTTGCCTCACTGGGGGCCAATGACCACCATAGTCTCAGTCTCAGGCAGTATTTTTGAATTTAAGGGAGATTTTCCACAGGGGAAGTATGCCTATGGCTATTACAACTTGATCACTCAAGGTAATGGTCTGCACGGTCATCTGAGTCTTGATGGTCTTACAGCTATTGCACTGGTGAGCCGTCCATTTAGAGGAAAGGAGAGTCACTCAATCAACTTCTTTGGCAGTGAGGGGGAGATGATCTTTAAGGTGTATCTGGGACGGGACAGTAACCGAGTTCTCCTTCCTGAGCAGGTGACTCGTTTTAATGCATTGAAGGAGCGAGCCATTGCGGCCTAG
- a CDS encoding TonB-dependent hemoglobin/transferrin/lactoferrin family receptor, translated as MTKKPVVVALTMAFSSTAYAQQVEQVTEFDEVLVTATRIAEKASQSSRSVAVVDEEELQEAQPASVAEALQNEANVTVSNGPRASSQGVEIRGLGGQRVLQTIDGARQNTASGHRGTYFMDPELLSSVEVVRGPASSLWGSGAIGGVVAQNTKSAKEMLDEGESFGGYLKQGYETNGDNVKTSGAIYGVADRFDWLINGSYNDSNNIKIGRDQTLANSASQRSSGLMKFGWEPSDEQRLQFSARFSDTDELVPSNPAAEVGSSVPLVKRKTKDKNFTLEHSFNPSSNPYLDIKSTLYWNSTDYDEDRVTKGQIDSTEYETLGFSINNSSIFGGTTLTYGVDGYQDKIKTVRDDAGQVGQRPGDIDGETSVWGAFAKAQVTLTDSLSLEPALRYDTFENESKTLSKSSDDTAWSPSLGLVWNTSSWLTLSARYDEAFRAPSFEEMYSTGTHYCIPPIPGFLPGGLCNTFEINPDLKAEKAKNKELKADLHFTDLAGNDELGITLNVFRNDVDDFIEQSVSNPLMGIPGLEQTTSWNNVDEARLTGFEFKTRYRFNQTRLTLNYGQTEGKDKRSDEYLSNIPAKKFGVDLSQGIMEGDMKLGTRVTHVAQQDQLPSENKQDYDSYTLWDVYLAWEPAMGTFEGLRVDFAIENIGDEEYRQAWQTLYEQGRNMKLSARYRF; from the coding sequence ATGACCAAGAAGCCTGTTGTGGTTGCACTAACCATGGCTTTTAGCTCAACTGCTTACGCCCAACAAGTTGAACAAGTAACTGAATTTGATGAAGTACTAGTGACTGCTACTCGAATAGCTGAAAAAGCATCACAAAGTAGCCGCAGCGTTGCAGTTGTCGATGAAGAGGAGCTACAAGAGGCGCAGCCTGCATCTGTGGCAGAAGCATTGCAAAATGAAGCCAATGTCACTGTTAGTAATGGCCCCCGAGCCTCATCACAAGGGGTTGAGATCCGAGGCTTGGGGGGGCAGCGAGTTCTGCAGACTATAGATGGTGCCAGACAAAATACGGCCTCAGGGCACAGAGGAACTTATTTTATGGATCCTGAGCTCCTAAGCTCGGTTGAGGTAGTTCGCGGTCCAGCCAGTAGCTTGTGGGGGAGTGGTGCTATTGGTGGTGTGGTAGCGCAAAATACCAAGTCAGCTAAAGAGATGCTCGATGAAGGTGAGAGCTTTGGCGGTTACCTTAAACAAGGTTATGAAACTAATGGCGATAATGTAAAAACCAGCGGTGCAATTTATGGTGTTGCAGATCGCTTTGATTGGTTGATTAATGGGAGCTATAACGACAGTAATAATATCAAGATAGGCAGAGATCAAACCTTAGCAAACAGTGCTTCACAAAGAAGCAGTGGCTTGATGAAGTTTGGTTGGGAGCCAAGTGATGAACAGCGGTTGCAGTTCTCAGCTCGATTCTCAGATACAGACGAGTTGGTGCCTAGTAATCCTGCGGCTGAAGTGGGCAGCTCTGTCCCGCTTGTTAAGCGTAAAACGAAAGATAAAAACTTCACCTTAGAGCATAGCTTTAACCCCAGCAGTAACCCTTACTTAGATATCAAGAGTACGCTTTACTGGAACAGCACAGATTATGATGAAGACAGAGTCACTAAGGGCCAAATCGATAGCACCGAATATGAGACCTTAGGTTTTAGTATTAATAACAGCTCTATCTTTGGCGGCACAACATTGACCTATGGTGTCGATGGTTATCAGGACAAGATAAAAACAGTCAGAGATGATGCTGGTCAGGTGGGGCAGCGCCCAGGTGATATTGATGGTGAAACATCAGTTTGGGGGGCGTTTGCTAAGGCGCAGGTGACACTGACAGACTCACTGTCGTTAGAGCCAGCACTTAGATACGACACTTTTGAAAATGAAAGCAAAACGCTGTCAAAATCTTCAGATGACACAGCATGGTCTCCCTCTTTAGGTCTTGTGTGGAATACCAGTTCTTGGCTAACCCTTAGTGCACGTTACGATGAGGCTTTTCGTGCGCCGAGTTTTGAGGAGATGTACTCCACAGGCACCCACTACTGCATTCCGCCAATTCCAGGCTTTCTGCCCGGCGGTTTATGTAACACCTTCGAGATCAATCCCGATCTAAAGGCTGAAAAGGCGAAGAATAAAGAGCTGAAAGCCGATCTTCATTTCACCGATTTAGCGGGTAATGATGAGCTAGGGATCACCCTTAACGTCTTTAGAAATGATGTTGACGATTTTATTGAGCAATCGGTATCAAACCCGCTTATGGGTATTCCAGGGCTCGAGCAAACAACCTCTTGGAATAATGTCGACGAAGCTCGTCTTACTGGGTTTGAGTTTAAGACACGTTACCGCTTTAACCAGACTCGTCTGACACTTAACTATGGTCAGACAGAGGGTAAAGATAAGCGCTCTGATGAGTACTTAAGCAATATTCCAGCTAAGAAGTTTGGCGTAGATCTCTCACAGGGGATCATGGAGGGAGATATGAAGCTTGGCACACGTGTTACCCATGTGGCCCAGCAAGATCAACTACCAAGCGAGAACAAGCAAGATTACGATTCATACACTTTGTGGGATGTTTACTTAGCATGGGAGCCTGCTATGGGAACATTTGAGGGTCTTCGTGTCGACTTTGCCATTGAAAATATCGGTGATGAGGAGTATCGCCAAGCATGGCAGACTCTCTACGAACAGGGGCGAAACATGAAGCTCTCTGCCCGTTACCGTTTCTAG
- a CDS encoding energy transducer TonB encodes MTPKRYFTFACLTALIQGGVIASQGKPPQLPAGVAMGSLQSVSIALSTPAAQASQTVDSKPVEKKVDQTAEISTTPEPKSKPSTPKTVVHQVAKHKKQVEQKRIDNNSASQTKPKSKITELNQQADTETLIADTEPKADLASKQVEAQAKQGVSQASIALSRPTFSVPPSRPSYPKLARKRGFEGTATIEVMFNQIGEQLSLTLINSSGFNLLDRAALSAVKSWQFAAPSPQTAYAYTVRVPVKFALN; translated from the coding sequence ATGACACCTAAACGATATTTTACCTTTGCCTGTTTAACTGCCCTCATTCAGGGTGGGGTCATAGCATCTCAAGGAAAACCACCACAGCTCCCAGCTGGGGTAGCGATGGGTTCACTCCAAAGTGTGAGCATCGCACTCTCTACACCTGCCGCTCAGGCATCACAAACTGTAGATAGTAAGCCTGTAGAGAAAAAGGTGGATCAAACAGCCGAGATAAGCACAACACCTGAGCCAAAGAGTAAACCCAGCACTCCGAAAACAGTGGTGCATCAAGTCGCTAAACATAAAAAGCAGGTTGAACAAAAGAGGATAGATAACAATTCAGCCTCACAGACTAAACCGAAAAGTAAAATAACTGAGCTTAATCAACAAGCTGACACAGAGACATTAATCGCTGATACAGAGCCCAAAGCAGACTTAGCCTCCAAACAAGTCGAGGCCCAGGCGAAACAGGGAGTATCACAAGCCAGTATCGCCCTGAGCCGCCCCACTTTTTCGGTGCCTCCATCACGGCCCAGTTACCCTAAACTGGCCAGAAAACGAGGATTTGAAGGAACTGCAACTATCGAAGTGATGTTTAATCAGATAGGAGAGCAACTCTCCCTCACCTTGATCAACAGTTCAGGCTTTAACCTACTGGATAGGGCTGCTTTGAGCGCAGTAAAGAGCTGGCAATTCGCGGCTCCATCACCACAAACAGCCTACGCCTATACCGTGAGAGTGCCGGTTAAATTTGCCCTTAACTAA
- a CDS encoding MotA/TolQ/ExbB proton channel family protein, whose translation MPHSLYHTLSEQLGYLTWPLFICAFITLMIILERLALMLFELPKRDTWLTKLREGTSSATSEQCQQLLTQLSRGNSMLAKGSYLLLTHRDQSREMREEIINLWLLKQRGKLQSGLKVLQVMGIITPLLGLLGTVLGLIEMFNQLGLSQGPVTPAQLASGLGLAMNTTAAGLIIAVPAITLAHLFTLWAEQRCSNIAHGLNQLNLWLDGFDQAMKIGQEAAGHQQIMTQTSLDKIQENRPESTTS comes from the coding sequence ATGCCCCACTCGCTTTATCACACTCTGAGTGAACAGTTAGGTTATCTCACCTGGCCGCTGTTTATCTGCGCTTTCATCACCTTGATGATCATCTTGGAGCGACTAGCTCTTATGCTGTTTGAGCTGCCTAAACGTGATACTTGGCTAACTAAGCTTAGAGAGGGAACAAGTAGCGCTACCTCGGAGCAGTGTCAGCAGCTATTAACCCAGCTAAGCAGAGGCAATAGCATGTTGGCTAAAGGCAGCTATCTTCTACTCACACATAGGGATCAGAGCCGCGAGATGCGCGAAGAGATCATCAATCTGTGGCTGCTAAAACAGCGTGGAAAACTGCAATCGGGACTAAAAGTACTGCAGGTGATGGGGATCATCACTCCCCTACTTGGATTATTGGGGACTGTGCTTGGACTGATAGAGATGTTTAACCAACTTGGATTATCACAAGGCCCAGTAACGCCAGCGCAACTCGCATCTGGGCTAGGGTTAGCCATGAATACCACTGCGGCAGGACTTATTATCGCCGTACCTGCAATCACCTTAGCTCACCTATTCACCCTCTGGGCAGAGCAGCGCTGCAGTAATATCGCCCACGGACTTAACCAGCTAAACCTCTGGCTAGATGGTTTTGATCAAGCCATGAAAATAGGTCAAGAAGCTGCTGGCCACCAACAGATAATGACGCAAACCAGTTTAGACAAGATTCAGGAAAACAGGCCTGAGAGCACCACATCATGA
- a CDS encoding ExbD/TolR family protein, which produces MIEVKHEGNNTISGLDLTPLIDIIFIVLVFLLLTANTQLLSLPVDVPTESSAELTPIDQVENITINVLATKPHWALDGIPFEQFTEFEHAFIKQYQQQSEAKVIIAADKTAPVQPLMALLSLLQRQQITNTQILMEQ; this is translated from the coding sequence ATGATAGAAGTTAAACATGAAGGAAATAACACGATTTCTGGACTAGATCTCACGCCTCTAATCGACATCATCTTTATCGTTTTAGTCTTCTTGCTGCTCACCGCTAACACTCAGCTACTTAGCCTACCAGTGGATGTTCCCACAGAGTCCAGTGCTGAACTAACCCCGATAGATCAAGTTGAAAATATCACGATTAATGTTCTTGCTACAAAGCCTCACTGGGCACTCGACGGAATACCCTTTGAGCAGTTTACAGAGTTTGAACACGCCTTTATCAAGCAGTATCAGCAACAGAGCGAGGCCAAGGTGATTATTGCCGCTGACAAAACTGCGCCAGTCCAACCTTTAATGGCTTTACTTTCACTGCTGCAGAGGCAGCAGATAACCAATACTCAAATTTTGATGGAACAGTAA
- a CDS encoding heme/hemin ABC transporter substrate-binding protein, translated as MLNKTKLNGFIPPKIVATTLLWAGLSAGVSAHDAEHHNEVTRLISAGAGMTELVIALDAGDELVAVDSTSQLPETFSSVEKLGYHRMLSAEGILALEPDLVLGSDAMGPETTLEVLEGADIKVVKLAGAETAEQLLSNINRLGELLDRQKQAETLKFRVAQSFDSIKQKRVSITGSDKVPSILFMLLQDDRPVRVGGEGTAADTIIKLAGGKNIADFVGYKSLSQEGVLALQPDLILISSRSESEEQSAPDKVLKQMPLLIHTPAGEHKMIHSLKAQALLGGLGLSSLEAADKLASSLIEIQKY; from the coding sequence ATGTTAAACAAGACGAAATTAAATGGCTTTATTCCGCCGAAAATAGTCGCCACAACCTTGCTTTGGGCTGGGCTGTCAGCTGGCGTTTCGGCACATGATGCAGAGCATCATAATGAAGTCACTCGCCTTATCAGTGCGGGAGCAGGTATGACAGAGCTGGTCATTGCACTCGATGCTGGCGATGAGCTCGTTGCAGTCGACTCCACCAGTCAACTTCCTGAAACCTTTAGCTCGGTAGAGAAATTGGGTTATCACAGAATGCTATCAGCTGAAGGGATTTTAGCCTTAGAGCCAGACTTGGTCTTGGGAAGCGATGCCATGGGGCCGGAAACCACCTTAGAGGTACTAGAAGGCGCCGATATTAAAGTCGTAAAACTTGCAGGGGCGGAAACTGCAGAGCAACTGCTAAGTAATATTAATAGGCTAGGTGAACTGCTAGACAGGCAGAAGCAGGCTGAGACACTTAAATTTCGTGTTGCCCAATCCTTCGATTCAATTAAGCAAAAAAGAGTGAGTATTACAGGTTCTGACAAGGTTCCCTCTATCCTGTTTATGTTGCTGCAAGATGACAGGCCCGTTCGTGTTGGCGGTGAAGGAACAGCTGCCGATACCATCATTAAGCTCGCAGGCGGAAAAAATATCGCAGACTTTGTTGGCTACAAAAGTCTCTCTCAAGAGGGAGTACTAGCGCTTCAGCCGGATCTTATCTTAATTTCAAGCCGCTCAGAGAGTGAGGAGCAGAGCGCGCCAGATAAAGTCTTAAAGCAGATGCCGCTGCTTATCCACACTCCCGCGGGTGAACATAAGATGATCCACAGCTTAAAGGCACAGGCACTGCTCGGAGGATTAGGTCTAAGCTCGCTCGAAGCCGCTGATAAGTTAGCAAGCAGTCTTATTGAGATACAGAAGTATTAG